Proteins found in one Coffea eugenioides isolate CCC68of chromosome 5, Ceug_1.0, whole genome shotgun sequence genomic segment:
- the LOC113771675 gene encoding putative late blight resistance protein homolog R1B-17 has protein sequence MPSQGSMPIINDMILGLEDEATSIINRLTRGSSLLQIVPIVGMPGLGKTTLAKKVYNDPLVTSHFYTRAWCTVSQVYHRKNLLLEILTCIHSKLPEKISEMCEEDLASEVRRGLLRTRYLIVLDDIWDTEAWNELEASFPDNRNGSRVIVTSRKSDVADPIDELDEGPHFLRPLTPDESWDLLNMKLFPGNDLPPPELCDLQTKIVEMCQGLPLTIIILAGILANEDQHGWKALVDGLSSRIVSSTEQCSAAIELSYKNLPEN, from the coding sequence ATGCCATCACAGGGAAGCATGCCAATAATCAATGACATGATCCTGGGATTGGAGGATGAGGCAACCTCAATAATCAATCGACTCACAAGAGGATCCTCCCTTCTGCAAATTGTCCCCATTGTAGGTATGCCAGGACTTGGCAAGACAACTTTAGCTAAAAAAGTGTACAATGATCCTTTAGTTACATCGCATTTTTATACACGTGCTTGGTGTACTGTCTCTCAAGTGTATCACCGAAAAAATCTGTTACTTGAAATTTTGACATGTATTCACTCCAAACTTCCTGAGAAAATTTCTGAGATGTGTGAAGAAGATTTGGCTTCAGAAGTCAGAAGAGGTCTGCTAAGGACTAGATATCTCATtgttttggatgatatatggGACACTGAAGCATGGAATGAATTGGAAGCATCATTCCCTGACAATCGAAATGGAAGTAGAGTGATCGTGACAAGTAGAAAGTCTGATGTTGCTGATCCGATAGATGAACTTGATGAAGGGCCTCATTTCCTCCGTCCGCTGACCCCTGATGAGAGCTGGGACTTGCTAAATATGAAGTTATTTCCTGGAAATGATTTGCCTCCACCAGAATTATGCGATTTGCAAACAAAAATCGTGGAAATGTGTCAAGGACTGCCACTTACAATCATCATTCTAGCTGGAATTCTAGCAAATGAGGACCAACATGGTTGGAAAGCACTTGTGGATGGTTTAAGTTCAAGAATCGTCTCTAGTACAGAACAATGCTCTGCTGCAATAGAGTTGAGTTACAAGAACCTACCAGAAAATTGA
- the LOC113771674 gene encoding uncharacterized protein LOC113771674, translating to MANNQTLRELAAPELTHQPLCITFPALAENTAFELKSGLIQLLPSFHGLSGEEPHKHVKEFEVVCSSMKPPGVTEEQIRLRAFPFSLKDAAKDWLYYLPAGSITTWAQLKKKFLEKFFPASRAASLRKEICGIKQYPGESLYEYWERFNKLCTRCPQHQISEQLLIQYFYEGLQSTDRSIIDAASGGALANKTPREAWELIEAMAENSQQFGSRESNPPRRVNEVETSSLQQQLSELTSVVRQLAMRDAPRAKVCGICTSMDHCTDSCPILQEDGAEQVNMAGGVPAPRRQYDPYSNTYNPGWRDHPNLSYGNRQQNAFPNRPPGFHQPWQPKSQPSSSNSGSSLEDLVKNLATTTTNLATTTTQLQQEIRSLAANTAQLQQDTKADKKDQDVRISQLATAINRLESHVYGKLPSQPEVNPRNVSAMTLRSGKELEGPKVESSKSKNEEEIEKEIEEERRIRKDPKVTFTPPPTIKSNLPPFPCRLEKTKKVEKEKELLDVFRKVEINIPLLDAIKQIPKYAKFLKDLCTHKRKLRGDERIAVGENVSAMLQRKLPPKCGDPGMFTIPCKIGNTPIRKAMLDLGASINVMPKTIFASLNLGPLKETAIIIQLADRTNAYPEGLVEDVLVQVNELVFPADFYILDMGDEKSLNPSPILLGRPFLSTARTKIDVNEGTLSMEFDDETVNFNIFYAMKYPEESNSVFAVSAIEPFVQETFELDGKDALEVALIKHLELGVTLDVDLREDLLHAVEALHSLPPVSPRYELTSLFVPEAQTKLLPSVVQAPELELKPLPKHLKYAFLGDRETLPVIISAHLSPSQEDRLVRILREHKEAIGWSIADIKGISPSLCMHRIRLEDDARPVRQAQ from the coding sequence ATGGCCAACAACCAAACATTGAGGGAGCTGGCTGCCCCGGAGCTGACTCACCAGCCCTTATGCATCACATTCCCCGCTTTGGCTGAGAATACCGCTTTCGAATTGAAGTCGGGGTTGATTCAACTCTTACCCTCTTTCCATGGTCTCTCTGGCGAAGAACCCCACAAGCACGTAAAGGAGTTCGAGGTGGTCTGCTCTAGTATGAAACCTCCTGGGGTCACTGAAGAGCAAATTAGACTGAGAGCCTTCCCGTTCTCTCTCAAAGATGCAGCTAAAGATTGGCTGTACTACCTACCAGCAGGTAGTATTACCACATGGGCGCagctgaaaaagaaattcttggaaaaattcttccctgcatCCCGGGCTGCGAGTTTGAGGAAGGAGATCTGCGGCATTAAACAATACCCCGGTGAGTCCTTGTACGAATACTGGGAAAGGTTTaacaagttgtgcactagatgcccgcagcatcaaattagtgagcAACTGTTAATCCAATACTTCTACGAAGGGCTCCAATCAACCGATAGGAGTATCATCGACGCTGCAAGTGGGGGAGCACTGGCAAACAAGACACCAAGGGAAGCGTGGGAGCTCATCGAAGCCATGGCAGAGAACTCCCAGCAATTTGGCTCCCGTGAGAGCAACCCTCCCCGTAGAGTCAACGAGGTAGAGACTTCATCCTTACAGCAGCAACTGTCAGAATTGACGTCAGTTGTTAGGCAATTAGCCATGAGAGACGCGCCGCGAGCGAAGGTGTGTGGAATATGCACTAGCATGGACCATTGCACAGACTCGTGCCCCATTTTGCAAGAGGACGGGGCGGAACAGGTAAACATGGccggaggcgtgcccgcgccccGCAGGCAGTACGACCCATACTCCAATACGTACAATCCGGGCTGGAGGGACCATCCCAATCTCAGTTATGGGAACAGGCAACAAAATGCATTTCCAaatcgtccaccaggattcCACCAGCCATGGCAACCAAAATCGCAACCCTCGTCCTCCAACTCAGGAAGTTCTCTGGAGGACCTAGTCAAAAACCTGGCCACGACTACTACCAACCTGGCCACGACTACTACCCAGCTTCAACAGGAGATCAGATCCTTAGCCGCGAATACCGCGCAGCTCCAGCAGGACACCAAAGCTGACAAGAAGGACCAAGACGTTCGAATAAGCCAACTGGCAACTGCCATCAACCGCTTGGAGTCCCACGTTTATGGGAAACTACCATCGCAACCCGAGGTAAATCCCAGaaatgtaagtgccatgacgctgaggagtggcaaggaactGGAAGGGCCTAAAGTGGAAAGTTCAAAAAGTAAAAATGAAGAGGAGATAGagaaggaaattgaagaggaaaggCGTATTCGCAAGGATCCTAAGGTAACCTTCACTCCTCCGCCCACTATTAAATCTAACTTACCTCCTTTTCCTTGCAGGCTGGAGAAGACAAAAAAggtagagaaggaaaaagagcttTTAGATGTGTTCCGAAAAGTGGAGATTAACATCCCTTTACTGGATGCAATCAAGCAGATACCGAAATACGCTAAATTTCTCAAGGATCTGTGCACCCATAAGAGGAAACTGAGAGGGGACGAAAGAATAGCGGTGGGAGAGAATGTGTCAGCAATGCTCCAAAGAAAGCTTCCACCCAAGtgcggagatccaggtatgttcacGATCCCCTGTAAGATCGGGAATACACCGATCAGGAAAGCAATGTTAGATTTAGGGGCGTCAATCAATGTGATGCCAAAGACCATTTTTGCTTCTCTAAATCTTGGGCCACTTAAAGAAACAGCCATCATAATCCAACTAGCTGATCGCACAAATGCATATCCAGAGGGGCTAGTTGAGGATGTCTTGGTTCAGGTAAATGAATTGGTCTTTCCTGCAGATTTTTATATCTTGGACATGGGAGATGAAAAATCATTAAACCCTTCACCTATCTTGTTAGGTAGACCATTTCTTAGCACTGCCAGAACTAAAATAGATGTGAATGAGGGTACTTTGTCAATGGAATTTGATGATGAAACTgtgaatttcaatattttttatgCGATGAAGTATCCAGAGGAATCTAACTCGGTCTTTGCTGTGAGCGCTATTGAGCCTTTTGTGCAGGAAACTTTTGAATTAGATGGCAAAGACGCATTGGAAGTGGCTCTAATCAAGCATCTGGAGTTGGGTGTAACTCTTGATGTGGACCTAAGGGAAGATTTGCTCCATGCTGTTGAAGCCTTACACTCACTTCCACCCGTATCCCCAAGGTATGAGCTTACTTCTCTTTTTGTGCCAGAGGCTCAGACAAAGTTGCTCCCTTCAGTTGTGCAGGCACCGGAGTTAGAACTAAAGCCTCTCCCGAAGCATCTAAAGTACGCATTCCTAGGAGACCGGGAGACACTTCCGGTGATCATCTCTGCACACCTATCTCCAAGTCAAGAGGACAGACTGGTGCGAATCCTTAGGGAACATAAGGAGGCAATTGGGTGGAGCATAGCCGATATTAAAGGGATTAGCCCGTCCTTGTGTATGCACCGGATAAGACTCGAGGATGATGCAAGGCCAGTGAGGCAAGCACAGTGA
- the LOC113771676 gene encoding putative late blight resistance protein homolog R1A-3, whose translation MDLIHRSLVIVSKQRSIGGVKACRVHDLLHEFCVTKGKEENFLQLVRGYDEINTFRVPRNLRRLCINSNPEHFCKSRLFAPTIHSLIHSDGGKRHRHREFEISSIYGIFKLVRVLELSDINLGTTFPRELELLVQLRYLAILGNMDSIPSSIANLSNLETFILKTVVRTVLLPDTIWNLKKLRHLQIRDTYFASVCSFLLPTDNLDTAANLCDLNTFTRVSLSSLDIVRKVFSKIPNIHKLECILIAYNEHNWVSADKIIVLDFLSGLKSLYLMFNHFTRLPNPCQFEFQFPLAIRKLTLCGFLFPWSKISAIENLPNLEVLKLLVQAFKGEIWNMEKVGFPKVRFLKIAALDIVKWTAYEGVDCFPSLQKLALKSCRSLKEIPSCLGSSTLEIIEVSHCPFSARFIEPLQEEQMDLGNTDLKILIS comes from the coding sequence ATGGATCTTATCCACAGAAGCTTGGTCATTGTTTCCAAGCAAAGATCCATTGGTGGTGTCAAAGCTTGTCGCGTTCATGATTTGCTGCATGAGTTTTGTGTGACAAAAGgcaaagaagaaaattttctgCAGCTGGTGCGTGGGTATGATGAGATAAATACTTTCAGAGTGCCACGCAACCTACGCCGCCTATGCATCAACTCTAACCCAGAGCACTTTTGCAAGTCCAGGTTATTTGCTCCCACAATCCATTCTCTAATACACTCCGATGGAGGCAAAAGGCACCGACATCGTGAATTTGAGATTTCATCCATTTATGGTATCTTCAAACTTGTTAGAGTGTTAGAATTGAGCGACATAAATCTAGGTACTACTTTTCCTAGAGAACTAGAATTATTGGTTCAATTGAGATACTTGGCAATTCTAGGAAATATGGATTCAATTCCATCTTCCATAGCCAATCTCTCGAATTTGGAAACTTTCATCCTGAAAACAGTAGTTCGGACTGTTTTACTACCTGATACAATATGGAATCTGAAAAAGCTAAGGCACTTACAAATAAGGGACACCTACTTTGCATCtgtttgttcatttttgttACCCACAGACAATCTTGACACAGCTGCAAACTTGTGTGATTTGAATACCTTCACCCGAGTATCTCTTTCTTCTTTGGATATCGTCCGCAAGGTATTCAGTAAAATTCCTAATATTCACAAGCTGGAATGCATTCTCATTGCATATAATGAACATAATTGGGTTTCAGCAGACAAGATTATAGTACTTGACTTTCTAAGTGGACTAAAATCACTGTATCTGATGTTCAATCATTTTACACGTCTTCCAAATCCATGCCAGTTTGAGTTTCAATTCCCTTTGGCAATTAGAAAGTTGACTCTATGCGGTTTTCTTTTCCCTTGGAGCAAAATTTCTGCAATCGAAAATCTTCCCAATCTTGAGGTTCTCAAATTACTTGTTCAAGCCTTCAAGGGCGAAATATGGAACATGGAAAAAGTGGGGTTCCCTAAAGTTAGATTTCTGAAAATAGCTGCCTTGGATATTGTCAAGTGGACTGCCTACGAGGGCGTGGACTGTTTTCCAAGTCTACAGAAACTAGCATTGAAAAGCTGTCGCTCTTTAAAGGAGATCCCTTCTTGTTTGGGGAGTTCGACTCTTGAAATTATTGAGGTGTCTCATTGTCCCTTCTCTGCAAGATTTATAGAGCCACTTCAGGAAGAACAAATGGACTTGGGAAATACTGATCTGAAGATCCTTATTTCATAA